From a single Raphanus sativus cultivar WK10039 chromosome 3, ASM80110v3, whole genome shotgun sequence genomic region:
- the LOC108846460 gene encoding gibberellin 20 oxidase 3-like gives MSMECIATLPKKFNENKTKVDPSNFDANLLNQQSNHIPQQFVWPDHEKPSSGVQPLQVPLIDLAGFLSGDSFLVSEATRLVSEASKKHGFFLVTNHGVDETLLSRAYLFMDSFFKAPACEKRKAQRTWGESSGYASSFVGRFSTKLPWKETLSFKFSPVEKCHSQTVKDFVSSKMGDGYEDLGKVYQEYAEAMNILSLKIMELLGTSLGIERRHFREFFEDNESILRLNYYPRCKQPDLALGTGPHCDPTSLTILHQDQVGGLQVFVDNRWQSITPNPKAVVVNIGDTFMALTNGRYKSCLHRAVVNSESERKSFAFFLCPKGDKVLKPPEELVGVISEREYPDFTWSTFLEFTQKHYRADMNTLEEFSKWLKNN, from the exons atgTCAATGGAGTGCATCGCAACTCTCCCTAAAAAATtcaatgaaaacaaaaccaaagtGGATCCTTCTAACTTCGATGCAAATCTCCTGAATCAGCAGTCAAACCACATACCTCAACAGTTCGTATGGCCCGACCACGAGAAACCTTCCAGTGGTGTTCAACCTCTCCAAGTCCCTCTCATAGACCTAGCCGGTTTCCTCTCCGGCGATTCGTTCTTGGTCTCGGAGGCTACTAGACTGGTCTCTGAGGCTTCAAAGAAACATGGCTTCTTCCTAGTCACTAACCATGGCGTCGATGAGACTCTCTTGTCTCGTGCCTATCTGTTTATGGACTCTTTCTTTAAGGCTCCCGCTTGTGAGAAACGGAAGGCTCAAAGGACGTGGGGCGAGAGCTCCGGTTACGCTAGTAGCTTCGTCGGAAGATTTTCCACTAAGCTCCCGTGGAAGGAAACGCTGTCGTTTAAGTTCTCTCCCGTGGAGAAGTGCCATTCCCAAACCGTTAAAGACTTTGTGTCTTCGAAAATGGGAGATGGATACGAAGATTTAGG GAAGGTTTATCAAGAATACGCCGAGGCAATGAACATTCTGTCATTAAAGATTATGGAGCTTCTTGGAACGAGTCTTGGGATCGAGAGAAGACATTTTAGAGAGTTTTTCGAAGATAACGAGTCAATATTAAGGTTGAATTACTACCCACGGTGCAAGCAACCGGATCTTGCATTAGGGACAGGACCTCACTGCGATCCAACATCTCTAACCATACTTCATCAAGACCAAGTCGGTGGTCTTCAAGTTTTCGTGGACAACAGATGGCAATCCATTACTCCTAACCCTAAAGCAGTCGTGGTGAACATAGGCGACACTTTCATG GCTCTAACGAATGGAAGATACAAGAGTTGTTTGCATCGTGCGGTGGTGAATAGCGAGAGTGAAAGGAAGTCATTTGCATTTTTCCTATGTCCTAAAGGAGATAAAGTATTAAAGCCACCAGAAGAACTAGTAGGAGTGATCTCTGAAAGAGAGTATCCTGATTTTACATGGTCTACGTTTCTTGAGTTCACACAAAAGCATTATAGAGCAGACATGAACACTCTTGAAGAGTTCTCGAAGTGGCTTAAGAACAACTGA
- the LOC108846251 gene encoding embryo-specific protein ATS3B-like isoform X1 yields the protein MSRSPRMASLQLLTLLFFFLSVSRSTDVLKPHAAESFNSNLIQNFGSCRYTVIIRTSCSSPRYTRDQISLSFGDGYRNQVYAPRLDDPGSRAFERCSSDTYEINGPCVRQICYVYVHRSGPDGWVPESVRIFSHSSKAVTFTFNTYVPESIWFGHNYCNTI from the exons ATGTCAAGAAGTCCAAGAATGGCGTCTTTGCAACTCCTCACACTCctctttttcttcctctctgttTCAAGATCCACCGATGTCTTGAAGCCTCATGCCGCTGAATCCTTTAATAGCAATCTCATTCAG AATTTCGGAAGCTGTAGGTACACGGTGATCATCAGGACGAGCTGTTCGTCACCTAGGTACACAAGAGACCAGATCAGCCTCTCTTTCGGGGATGGTTACAGAAATCAG GTATACGCACCTAGGCTTGATGACCCAGGGTCGAGAGCATTTGAGCGATGTTCATCAGATACATATGAGATAAACGGACCATGTGTACGCCAGATCTGCTATGTCTATGTTCACAGATCTGGTCCAGATGGTTGGGTTCCAGAGAGTGTTAGGATATTCAGCCATAGCTCCAAGGCAGTCACTTTCACTTTCAACACGTATGTCCCTGAAAGCATATGGTTTGGTCATAATTACTGCAACACCATCTAA
- the LOC108846251 gene encoding embryo-specific protein ATS3B-like isoform X2, with amino-acid sequence MPLNPLIAISFRMQNFGSCRYTVIIRTSCSSPRYTRDQISLSFGDGYRNQVYAPRLDDPGSRAFERCSSDTYEINGPCVRQICYVYVHRSGPDGWVPESVRIFSHSSKAVTFTFNTYVPESIWFGHNYCNTI; translated from the exons ATGCCGCTGAATCCTTTAATAGCAATCTCATTCAG GATGCAGAATTTCGGAAGCTGTAGGTACACGGTGATCATCAGGACGAGCTGTTCGTCACCTAGGTACACAAGAGACCAGATCAGCCTCTCTTTCGGGGATGGTTACAGAAATCAG GTATACGCACCTAGGCTTGATGACCCAGGGTCGAGAGCATTTGAGCGATGTTCATCAGATACATATGAGATAAACGGACCATGTGTACGCCAGATCTGCTATGTCTATGTTCACAGATCTGGTCCAGATGGTTGGGTTCCAGAGAGTGTTAGGATATTCAGCCATAGCTCCAAGGCAGTCACTTTCACTTTCAACACGTATGTCCCTGAAAGCATATGGTTTGGTCATAATTACTGCAACACCATCTAA
- the LOC108845660 gene encoding uncharacterized protein LOC108845660, which translates to MMDPDMFAEDPFSVEEFDIDFEFDAPRFYDFSKPELDSETELWFESAGNYPPSPFSLNLSCVFDDKHLKIPKPVSDKYNGFIHYNQTAKDFSKTIQRSKTKPFLRKNSTLTRPTASLLARQNKPLDIYSVQLLTRCQRSLGKLESKISSSILLSMPQTQDTKRQKLETGFLRKISRLEQTPFVHKAPKKVSKVTVPKEPNLKTAQRAARQRFKANSAPEQVARFSSTMNKTVQESSLTSLHKRNTPRSQDFQGFHLRTSLRAKERSSNAKNVPTDDPTHSLTSKSVCSRKDRKVKKSCSSKTTSQVYEYKISHLETKVMQASRKFGEAMEIKHENNFPREFETPKDRHSQDEPFIESLRKLCLTSDTDSVAVL; encoded by the exons ATGATGGATCCGGATATGTTTGCAGAAGATCCCTTCTCTGTTGAGGAATTCGACATTGATTTCGAATTTGACGCACCTCGTTTTTATGACTTCTCCAAACCAGAACTCGATTCAGAAACAGAGCTTTGGTTTGAATCAGCTGGAAACTATCCTCCTTCAC CATTTAGTTTAAATCTGAGTTGTGTATTCGACGATAAACATCTCAAGATTCCCAAACCCGTCTCTGATAAATACAACG GGTTCATTCATTACAACCAAACTGCTAAAGATTTCTCCAAGACGATACAAAGGTCTAAAACCAAACCTTTCTTACGAAAGAACTCGACTTTGACGAGACCAACTGCTTCTTTGTTGGCAAGACAGAACAAACCTCTTGACATTTACTCTGTTCAGCTTCTCACAAG aTGTCAGAGATCATTAGGGAAGCTGGAAAGCAAGATCTCCTCCTCTATCTTATTATCAATGCCTCAAACACAAGATACCAAAAGGCAAAAACTTGAAACCGGCTTCTTGCGCAAG ATATCACGGTTGGAGCAAACTCCATTTGTACATAAGGCTCCTAAGAAG GTATCAAAAGTCACTGTTCCAAAAGAACCTAACCTTAAGACTGCCCAAAGAGCTGCAAGACAGAG GTTTAAGGCTAATTCAGCACCCGAGCAGGTTGCGAGATTTAGCTCTACAATGAATAAAACA GTTCAAGAAAGTTCCTTGACATCTTTGCATAAAAGGAATACGCCTCGCTCTCAAGATTTCCAG GGTTTTCATCTAAGGACATCTCTTAGAGCCAAGGAACGCTCTTCCAAT GCTAAAAATGTACCCACTGATGATCCTACACACTCTCTAAC GTCAAAGTCAGTTTGTTCTAGAAAAGATAGGAAAGTCAAGAAATCTTGCAGCTCAAAGACAACTAGTCAAGTTTATGAATATAAGATTAGCCATCTAGAAACAAAGGTGATGCAG GCATCAAGAAAATTTGGTGAAGCAATGGAAATCAAACATGAAAACAACTTTCCGAGG GAATTTGAAACTCCAAAGGATAGACACTCCCAAGATGAACCTTTTATTGAATCTCTTAGAAAA CTATGTCTCACTTCAGATACTGATTCAGTCGCAGTACTTTAA
- the LOC108845661 gene encoding acidic leucine-rich nuclear phosphoprotein 32-related protein 2 — translation MLDIAYELVGQATSNSLLMFCFCNLIIVMIITGSSKPGSTDSQDYTFTTSVNFNMCSSLASQDHDCCDDDDDHEEMIVIDVSSAQDEPLTDASSISEGYEDKESSHCCDNNGEDDDDDDDDNESNETDVEEEEEDDELRKRAEEFIAKVNNEWKHEKLRALSLVY, via the coding sequence ATGTTGGACATAGCGTATGAATTGGTGGGACAAGCCACGTCGAACTCTCTTCTTATGTTCTGTTTCTGCAACCTCATCATAGTCATGATCATCACCGGATCATCAAAACCCGGTTCGACCGATTCTCAAGATTACACATTTACTACTTCTGTGAACTTCAATATGTGCAGCAGCCTTGCTTCTCAAGATCATGATtgttgtgatgatgatgatgatcatgaaGAGATGATTGTCATTGATGTTTCATCTGCACAAGATGAGCCGCTGACCGATGCCTCAAGCATTTCTGAAGGATACGAGGACAAAGAAAGCAGCCATTGTTGTGATAATAATggtgaggatgatgatgatgatgatgatgacaatgAGAGCAATGAGACTGATgttgaagaggaggaagaagacgatgagTTAAGAAAGAGAGCAGAAGAGTTTATAGCAAAAGTTAACAATGAATGGAAGCATGAGAAGCTTAGGGCTCTAAGCTTAGTTTATTGA